In Haemorhous mexicanus isolate bHaeMex1 chromosome 21, bHaeMex1.pri, whole genome shotgun sequence, the following proteins share a genomic window:
- the NAIF1 gene encoding nuclear apoptosis-inducing factor 1 isoform X3, with translation MAMASPPAPPAKKRKMNFSEREVEIIVEELERGKHLLVNHFNAGVPLAAKAAAWHDILRRVNAVATCHRELPEVKKKWSDLKTEVRRKVAQVRAAMEGGGENQNGGGNGPEGEDPAGAAAAPVILTPMQQRICNLLGEATIISLPSGDCGAGDGSEIPITASATTVTLTQIPAETTYHSLEDGVVEYCTTEAPTTVTAEAPLEMMAHQHEVSAKPQELKSRIALNSAKLLQEQRVTNLHVKEIAQHLEQQNDLLQMIRRSQEVQACAQERQAQAMEGTQAALSALIQVLRPMIKDFRRFLQSNTPSPSVTTDPGQTGQQDDL, from the exons ATGGCCATGGCGTCGCCGCCGGCGCCCCCAGCCAAGAAGCGGAAGATGAACTTCTCGGAGCGGGAGGTGGAGATCAtcgtggaggagctggagcgggGAAAGCACCTCCTCGTCAACCACTTCAACGCGGGCGTGCCGCTGGCCGCCAAGGCCGCCGCCTGGCACGACATCCTGCGCCGCGTCAACGCCGTCGCCACCTGCCACCGCGAGCTGCCCGAGGTCAAGAAGAAGTGGTCCGACCTCAAGACCGAGGTGCGGCGCAAAGTGGCCCAAGTGCGGGCTGCCATGGAAGGGGGAGGCGAGAACCAGAACGGCGGCGGCAACGGGCCCGAGGGCGAGGACCCGGCGggcgccgcggccgccccggTGATCCTCACCCCCATGCAGCAGCGCATCTGCAACCTGCTGGGAGAGGCCACCATCATCAGCCTGCCGAGCGGCGACTGCGGCGCGGGTGACGGGAGCGAGATCCCCATCACCGCGTCGGCCACCACGGTCACCCTGACCCAGA TTCCTGCAGAGACAACCTACCACAGTCTGGAGGACGGCGTTGTGGAGTACTGCACCACGGAAGCCCCCACCACCGTCACCGCCGAAGCGCCCTTGGAGATGATGGCCCATCAACACGAGGTGTCTGCCAAGCCCCAGGAGCTGAAAAGCCGCATTGCCCTCAACTCAGCcaagctcctgcaggagcagcgaGTAACCAACCTGCACGTGAAGGAGATtgcccagcacctggagcagcagaacGACTTGCTGCAGATGATTCGCCGCTCGCAGGAGGTGCAGGCGTGTGCCCAGGAGCGGCAGGCGCAGGCCATGGAGGGCACGCAGGCAGCACTGAGTGCCCTCATCCAGGTCCTCCGCCCCATGATTAAGGACTTCCGTCGATTTTTGCAGAGCAATACACCCAGCCCATCGGTCACCACTGACCCTGGCCAGACAGGGCAGCAAGATG ATCTATAG
- the NAIF1 gene encoding nuclear apoptosis-inducing factor 1 isoform X2: MAMASPPAPPAKKRKMNFSEREVEIIVEELERGKHLLVNHFNAGVPLAAKAAAWHDILRRVNAVATCHRELPEVKKKWSDLKTEVRRKVAQVRAAMEGGGENQNGGGNGPEGEDPAGAAAAPVILTPMQQRICNLLGEATIISLPSGDCGAGDGSEIPITASATTVTLTQIPAETTYHSLEDGVVEYCTTEAPTTVTAEAPLEMMAHQHEVSAKPQELKSRIALNSAKLLQEQRVTNLHVKEIAQHLEQQNDLLQMIRRSQEVQACAQERQAQAMEGTQAALSALIQVLRPMIKDFRRFLQSNTPSPSVTTDPGQTGQQDAFN; this comes from the exons ATGGCCATGGCGTCGCCGCCGGCGCCCCCAGCCAAGAAGCGGAAGATGAACTTCTCGGAGCGGGAGGTGGAGATCAtcgtggaggagctggagcgggGAAAGCACCTCCTCGTCAACCACTTCAACGCGGGCGTGCCGCTGGCCGCCAAGGCCGCCGCCTGGCACGACATCCTGCGCCGCGTCAACGCCGTCGCCACCTGCCACCGCGAGCTGCCCGAGGTCAAGAAGAAGTGGTCCGACCTCAAGACCGAGGTGCGGCGCAAAGTGGCCCAAGTGCGGGCTGCCATGGAAGGGGGAGGCGAGAACCAGAACGGCGGCGGCAACGGGCCCGAGGGCGAGGACCCGGCGggcgccgcggccgccccggTGATCCTCACCCCCATGCAGCAGCGCATCTGCAACCTGCTGGGAGAGGCCACCATCATCAGCCTGCCGAGCGGCGACTGCGGCGCGGGTGACGGGAGCGAGATCCCCATCACCGCGTCGGCCACCACGGTCACCCTGACCCAGA TTCCTGCAGAGACAACCTACCACAGTCTGGAGGACGGCGTTGTGGAGTACTGCACCACGGAAGCCCCCACCACCGTCACCGCCGAAGCGCCCTTGGAGATGATGGCCCATCAACACGAGGTGTCTGCCAAGCCCCAGGAGCTGAAAAGCCGCATTGCCCTCAACTCAGCcaagctcctgcaggagcagcgaGTAACCAACCTGCACGTGAAGGAGATtgcccagcacctggagcagcagaacGACTTGCTGCAGATGATTCGCCGCTCGCAGGAGGTGCAGGCGTGTGCCCAGGAGCGGCAGGCGCAGGCCATGGAGGGCACGCAGGCAGCACTGAGTGCCCTCATCCAGGTCCTCCGCCCCATGATTAAGGACTTCCGTCGATTTTTGCAGAGCAATACACCCAGCCCATCGGTCACCACTGACCCTGGCCAGACAGGGCAGCAAGATG CCTTTAACTGA
- the NAIF1 gene encoding nuclear apoptosis-inducing factor 1 isoform X1, with translation MAMASPPAPPAKKRKMNFSEREVEIIVEELERGKHLLVNHFNAGVPLAAKAAAWHDILRRVNAVATCHRELPEVKKKWSDLKTEVRRKVAQVRAAMEGGGENQNGGGNGPEGEDPAGAAAAPVILTPMQQRICNLLGEATIISLPSGDCGAGDGSEIPITASATTVTLTQIPAETTYHSLEDGVVEYCTTEAPTTVTAEAPLEMMAHQHEVSAKPQELKSRIALNSAKLLQEQRVTNLHVKEIAQHLEQQNDLLQMIRRSQEVQACAQERQAQAMEGTQAALSALIQVLRPMIKDFRRFLQSNTPSPSVTTDPGQTGQQDGMIQ, from the exons ATGGCCATGGCGTCGCCGCCGGCGCCCCCAGCCAAGAAGCGGAAGATGAACTTCTCGGAGCGGGAGGTGGAGATCAtcgtggaggagctggagcgggGAAAGCACCTCCTCGTCAACCACTTCAACGCGGGCGTGCCGCTGGCCGCCAAGGCCGCCGCCTGGCACGACATCCTGCGCCGCGTCAACGCCGTCGCCACCTGCCACCGCGAGCTGCCCGAGGTCAAGAAGAAGTGGTCCGACCTCAAGACCGAGGTGCGGCGCAAAGTGGCCCAAGTGCGGGCTGCCATGGAAGGGGGAGGCGAGAACCAGAACGGCGGCGGCAACGGGCCCGAGGGCGAGGACCCGGCGggcgccgcggccgccccggTGATCCTCACCCCCATGCAGCAGCGCATCTGCAACCTGCTGGGAGAGGCCACCATCATCAGCCTGCCGAGCGGCGACTGCGGCGCGGGTGACGGGAGCGAGATCCCCATCACCGCGTCGGCCACCACGGTCACCCTGACCCAGA TTCCTGCAGAGACAACCTACCACAGTCTGGAGGACGGCGTTGTGGAGTACTGCACCACGGAAGCCCCCACCACCGTCACCGCCGAAGCGCCCTTGGAGATGATGGCCCATCAACACGAGGTGTCTGCCAAGCCCCAGGAGCTGAAAAGCCGCATTGCCCTCAACTCAGCcaagctcctgcaggagcagcgaGTAACCAACCTGCACGTGAAGGAGATtgcccagcacctggagcagcagaacGACTTGCTGCAGATGATTCGCCGCTCGCAGGAGGTGCAGGCGTGTGCCCAGGAGCGGCAGGCGCAGGCCATGGAGGGCACGCAGGCAGCACTGAGTGCCCTCATCCAGGTCCTCCGCCCCATGATTAAGGACTTCCGTCGATTTTTGCAGAGCAATACACCCAGCCCATCGGTCACCACTGACCCTGGCCAGACAGGGCAGCAAGATGGTATGATCCAGTGA